One Diospyros lotus cultivar Yz01 chromosome 1, ASM1463336v1, whole genome shotgun sequence genomic window carries:
- the LOC127795962 gene encoding feruloyl CoA ortho-hydroxylase F6H1-3-like, producing the protein MAPTISTSAHESNSTDLISFVVHQGNGVKGLADMGLKDLPKQYIQPLEERISGCNVLPEVAIPVIDLSDSDDPKVAGAICDAAEKWGFFQVVNHGVPVEVLEKVKEATHRFFALPAEEKKKHSKEHSPTNNVRFGTSFTPHAEKALEWKDYLSLFYVSDHEANAFWPSACKDEAMEFMRGSETLAKRLLDALTKRLNVEELDEDKQLLLMGSRRINLNYYPICPNPELTVGVGRHSDVSTLTILLQDDIGGLYVKKLDQHDTWVHVPPISGSLVINVGDALQIMSNGRYKSVEHRVMANGSKNRISVPLFVNPRPSDVIGPLPELLKNGEKPIYKQLLYSDYVKHFFRKAHDGKETIEFAKI; encoded by the exons ATGGCTCCTACGATTTCCACCAGCGCTCATGAATCCAACTCCACGGATCTCATAAGCTTTGTAGTGCACCAAGGCAACGGAGTGAAGGGTCTTGCAGACATGGGCCTGAAAGACCTGCCCAAGCAATACATTCAGCCTCTGGAAGAGAGGATCAGTGGCTGCAATGTGTTGCCGGAAGTGGCCATTCCGGTTATAGACCTGTCGGATTCCGATGACCCGAAGGTGGCGGGTGCCATCTGCGATGCGGCGGAGAAGTGGGGGTTCTTCCAGGTCGTCAACCACGGCGTTCCCGTTGAAGTGCTGGAGAAGGTGAAGGAAGCCACCCATCGCTTCTTCGCGTTGCCGgcggaggagaagaagaagcactccAAAGAGCATTCGCCCACCAACAACGTCCGATTTGGCACCAGCTTCACTCCCCACGCCGAGAAGGCTTTGGAGTGGAAAGATTACCTCAGTCTCTTCTACGTTTCTGACCACGAGGCCAATGCATTCTGGCCTTCAGCGTgcaa AGATGAAGCTATGGAGTTCATGAGGGGGTCCGAAACACTGGCCAAGAGGCTCTTGGATGCCCTAACCAAGAGGCTCAACGTGGAGGAGCTTGACGAAGACAAACAATTGCTGCTAATGGGTTCCAGGAGGATTAACCTCAACTACTATCCCATATGTCCAAACCCCGAGCTCACCGTCGGAGTCGGCCGCCACTCCGACGTCTCCACATTGACGATTCTCCTGCAAGACGATATAGGAGGGCTTTACGTGAAGAAACTCGACCAGCACGACACCTGGGTTCATGTCCCGCCGATCAGCGGATCTCTGGTCATCAACGTCGGCGACGCACTTCAGATCATGAGCAACGGCCGGTACAAGAGCGTGGAGCACCGGGTGATGGCCAATGGAAGCAAAAACAGGATTTCAGTTCCCCTCTTTGTGAACCCTAGACCCAGTGACGTAATCGGTCCTCTGCCTGAATTGCTGAAGAACGGAGAGAAACCCATCTATAAACAACTTCTCTACTCCGATTACGTGAAGCATTTCTTCAGGAAAGCTCACGACGGGAAGGAAACAATTGAATTTGCTAAGATATGA